Proteins from one Streptomyces sp. NBC_00289 genomic window:
- the hemG gene encoding protoporphyrinogen oxidase has protein sequence MREVETRTGPERVVVVGAGIAGLAAAHRLLQRGARVTVLEASDRVGGKLLPGEVAGARVDLGAESMLARRPEAVALAREVGLADRLRPPATATASLWTRGVLRPMPKGHVMGVPGTASALSGVLSDEGLRRVERDADLPVTEVGEDVAVGEYVAARVGREVVDRLVEPLLGGVYAGDAYRISMRSAVPQLFQAAQTHHSLTEAVREIQAKAAAAQQSGPVFMGIEGGVGGLPLAVAESVRARGGEIVTRAPVTELRREASGGWRVVAGDRVLHADAVVVSVPAPAAARLLRAEAPAAAAELDAVAYASMALVTLAYRRGDTALPEGSGFLVPPVDGRTIKASTFASQKWGWIADANPDLVVLRTSVGRHGEAEILQREDAELVDVSRHDLQQATGLAATPVDTRVTRWDDGLPQYPVGHHARVARVREHLGKLPGLAVCGAVYDGVGIPACIASAYAAVEQLSADPVRSRTAGAGE, from the coding sequence CGGAGCGGGCATCGCCGGGCTGGCCGCCGCCCACCGGCTGTTGCAGCGCGGGGCGCGGGTGACCGTCCTGGAGGCCTCGGACCGCGTCGGCGGCAAGCTGCTGCCCGGCGAGGTCGCGGGCGCACGCGTGGACCTCGGCGCCGAGTCGATGCTGGCCCGCCGACCCGAAGCGGTGGCCCTGGCCCGGGAGGTGGGCCTTGCCGACCGGCTCCGGCCACCGGCCACCGCCACCGCCTCCCTCTGGACCCGCGGCGTGCTGCGCCCCATGCCCAAGGGCCACGTCATGGGCGTGCCCGGCACCGCCTCCGCCCTCTCCGGGGTCCTGTCCGACGAGGGGCTGCGCCGCGTCGAGCGGGACGCCGACCTGCCGGTCACGGAGGTCGGCGAGGACGTCGCCGTCGGCGAGTACGTGGCGGCGCGGGTCGGCCGCGAGGTCGTCGACCGGCTGGTCGAGCCGCTGCTCGGCGGTGTGTACGCGGGCGACGCGTACCGCATCTCGATGCGCTCGGCCGTCCCCCAGCTCTTCCAGGCCGCACAGACCCACCACTCCCTCACCGAGGCGGTCCGCGAGATCCAGGCGAAGGCGGCCGCGGCCCAGCAGAGCGGGCCGGTGTTCATGGGCATCGAGGGGGGTGTGGGCGGCCTCCCGCTCGCGGTGGCGGAGTCGGTGCGCGCGCGGGGCGGCGAGATCGTCACCCGCGCGCCGGTGACGGAGCTGCGGCGCGAGGCGTCCGGCGGATGGCGGGTCGTCGCCGGCGACCGGGTGCTGCACGCCGACGCGGTGGTGGTGTCCGTGCCCGCCCCGGCCGCCGCCCGCCTGCTGCGCGCCGAGGCCCCCGCGGCCGCCGCCGAACTCGACGCCGTCGCCTACGCCTCCATGGCGCTGGTCACCCTCGCCTACCGCCGGGGCGACACCGCGCTCCCCGAGGGCAGCGGCTTCCTCGTGCCCCCCGTCGACGGGCGGACCATCAAGGCGTCCACCTTCGCCTCCCAGAAATGGGGCTGGATCGCCGACGCCAACCCGGACCTGGTGGTCCTGCGCACCTCCGTCGGGCGGCACGGCGAGGCCGAGATCCTCCAGCGCGAGGACGCCGAGCTGGTGGACGTCTCGCGGCACGACCTCCAGCAGGCGACCGGCCTCGCCGCCACGCCCGTCGACACCCGCGTCACCCGCTGGGACGACGGCCTGCCCCAGTACCCCGTCGGCCACCACGCGCGCGTGGCCCGCGTCCGCGAGCACCTCGGCAAGCTCCCGGGCCTCGCGGTCTGCGGCGCGGTGTACGACGGTGTCGGCATCCCGGCCTGCATCGCGAGCGCGTACGCCGCCGTGGAGCAGCTCTCCGCGGACCCGGTGCGGAGCCGGACCGCGGGCGCGGGAGAATGA